The Dermochelys coriacea isolate rDerCor1 chromosome 7, rDerCor1.pri.v4, whole genome shotgun sequence genome window below encodes:
- the SLC35G1 gene encoding solute carrier family 35 member G1 isoform X1 yields MVRHLGSGGAAAPPVGGRGPATPPPRSEEEDAGGAGQHPQYQAVAMEAAAGAQEPGGGGSSCCSGSSRPRCRLPWARKTPGTKKKFTCPGLGLFYTILSAFLFSVASLFLKKIEDVHSVEISAFRCVFQMAFVLPGLIYYKTGFLGPKGKRVFLFFRGFLGSGAMILLYYAFQVMPLADATVITFSSPVFTSLLAWIFLKEKYSLWDLLFTLFTITGVVLIARPPFLFGSNIIGIEGSYTNHLKGTIAAVISAVSTASTFVILRKMGKSVHYFLSIWYYAVIGLIVCIVALFVIDEWTLPYCGTDRFLLILIGLLGLGGQIFLTKALQIEKAGPVSIMKTMDVVFAFILQILFLNHLPTWWTVGGALCVVASSSGTAIRKWQQNSKKAKENEI; encoded by the exons ATGGTGCGGCACCTGGGGAGCGGcggtgctgctgctccccccgTAGGAGGACGGGGGCCGGCGACGCCGCCGCCGCGGAGCGAGGAGGAGGATGCCGGGGGCGCGGGGCAGCACCCCCAGTACCAGGCGGTCGCCATGGAGGCGGCGGCGGGCGCCCAGGAGCCCGGAGGCGGCGGCAGTAGCTGCTGCTCAGGCTCTTCCCGGCCGCGCTGCAGGCTCCCGTGGGCACGGAAGACGCCCG GAACAAAGAAGAAATTCACCTGCCCAGGACTTGGCCTGTTTTATACTATATTGTCTGCCTTCCTTTTCTCGGTGGcttctttatttcttaaaaaaattgAAGATGTTCATTCAGTGGAAATCAGTGCATTTCGATGCGTTTTCCAAATGGCATTTGTTCTTCCTGGTTTAATATACTACAA aacaGGGTTTTTGGGACCAAAAGGTAAAcgagtttttcttttctttcgaGGATTCCTTGGCTCTGGTGCAATGATTCTTCTCTACTATGCTTTCCAAGTAATGCCTCTAGCTGATGCCACTGTTATAACTTTCAGCAGTCCAGTTTTTACATCGTTGTTAGCCTGGATATTTCTCAAGGAGAAATACAGCCTTTGGGATCTTCTTTTTACCCTCTTTACGATCACTGGAGTGGTGCTTATTGCAAGACCACCTTTTCTATTTGGATCCAATATTATAGGGATTGAAGGAAGCTATACAAATCATCTTAAAGGAACAATAGCTGCTGTTATAAGTGCAGTGTCAACAGCTTCAACTTTTGTTATATTAAGAAAGATGGGGAAATCTGTGCATTATTTTTTGTCTATTTGGTATTATGCAGTAATTGGATTAATTGTATGCATTGTAGCACTGTTTGTAATAGATGAATGGACTTTACCATATTGTGGTACAGATAGATTTCTCCTAATATTAATTGGACTGTTAGGGTTGGGGGGTCAGATATTTCTCACAAAAGCATTACAGATAGAGAAGGCTGGTCCTGTTTCCATAATGAAAACTATGGATGTGGTGTTCGCTTTTATCTTACAGATTCTTTTCCTCAATCATCTGCCAACTTGGTGGACGGTGGGTGGTGCCCTTTGTGTAGTAGCCAGTAGCTCTGGAACTGCCATTCGTAAGTGGCAACAAAATTCAAAAAAGGCTAAAGAAAATGAAATCTAG
- the SLC35G1 gene encoding solute carrier family 35 member G1 isoform X2, translating into MVRHLGSGGAAAPPVGGRGPATPPPRSEEEDAGGAGQHPQYQAVAMEAAAGAQEPGGGGSSCCSGSSRPRCRLPWARKTPGTKKKFTCPGLGLFYTILSAFLFSVASLFLKKIEDVHSVEISAFRCVFQMAFVLPGLIYYKTGFLGPKDSFPQSSANLVDGGWCPLCSSQ; encoded by the exons ATGGTGCGGCACCTGGGGAGCGGcggtgctgctgctccccccgTAGGAGGACGGGGGCCGGCGACGCCGCCGCCGCGGAGCGAGGAGGAGGATGCCGGGGGCGCGGGGCAGCACCCCCAGTACCAGGCGGTCGCCATGGAGGCGGCGGCGGGCGCCCAGGAGCCCGGAGGCGGCGGCAGTAGCTGCTGCTCAGGCTCTTCCCGGCCGCGCTGCAGGCTCCCGTGGGCACGGAAGACGCCCG GAACAAAGAAGAAATTCACCTGCCCAGGACTTGGCCTGTTTTATACTATATTGTCTGCCTTCCTTTTCTCGGTGGcttctttatttcttaaaaaaattgAAGATGTTCATTCAGTGGAAATCAGTGCATTTCGATGCGTTTTCCAAATGGCATTTGTTCTTCCTGGTTTAATATACTACAA aacaGGGTTTTTGGGACCAAAAG ATTCTTTTCCTCAATCATCTGCCAACTTGGTGGACGGTGGGTGGTGCCCTTTGTGTAGTAGCCAGTAG